One stretch of Xanthomonas sp. DAR 35659 DNA includes these proteins:
- a CDS encoding RnfH family protein, giving the protein MRVQVVLAWPERFLARDLHLPDGATVADAVAAADLAEATPGMPCAVHGSIAAPNQPLHDGDRVELLRPLLADPKEARRRRAKPR; this is encoded by the coding sequence CTGCGGGTCCAGGTGGTGCTGGCCTGGCCGGAGCGCTTCCTCGCGCGCGACCTGCACCTGCCCGATGGCGCCACCGTCGCCGATGCCGTGGCGGCGGCCGATCTGGCCGAAGCCACGCCAGGAATGCCTTGCGCGGTGCATGGCAGCATCGCCGCGCCGAACCAACCGTTGCATGACGGCGACCGGGTGGAACTGCTCAGGCCCTTGCTGGCCGATCCGAAGGAAGCGCGGCGCCGGCGCGCGAAACCGCGCTAG
- a CDS encoding outer membrane protein assembly factor BamE: MRNLLLVAAVALSTAGCGIIYKQPIYQGNLIKQGAVDQLKVGQSKQQVSALLGTPSIPDPFHAQRWDYTSTERVDRLGKTEIKNFVVYFDNDTVTRWEGDYFPDRDSELAKNSVRQFGRNLAKDKKKQRRGE; this comes from the coding sequence ATGCGCAATCTCTTGCTGGTCGCCGCTGTTGCCCTGTCCACCGCTGGCTGCGGGATCATCTACAAGCAGCCCATCTATCAAGGCAACCTGATCAAGCAGGGGGCCGTCGACCAGCTCAAGGTCGGGCAGAGCAAGCAGCAGGTCAGCGCGTTGCTGGGCACGCCGTCGATTCCGGATCCGTTCCACGCCCAGCGCTGGGACTACACCTCCACCGAGCGCGTCGATCGCCTGGGCAAGACCGAGATCAAGAACTTCGTCGTGTACTTCGACAACGACACCGTGACCCGCTGGGAAGGCGACTATTTCCCGGACCGCGATTCGGAACTGGCCAAGAACAGCGTGCGTCAGTTCGGCCGCAACCTGGCCAAGGACAAGAAGAAGCAGCGCCGCGGCGAGTAA
- the fur gene encoding ferric iron uptake transcriptional regulator — protein MESHDLRKVGLKVTHPRMRILELLEQKSARHHMTAEEIYRQLLDHGDEIGLATVYRVLTQFEAAGLVLKHNFEGGQAVYELDRGGHHDHMVDVDTGNVIEFESAEIEELQRKIAADHGYELEEHSLVLYVRSKRPAGKKG, from the coding sequence ATGGAATCCCACGACCTGCGCAAAGTCGGCCTGAAGGTGACGCATCCGCGGATGCGCATCCTGGAGCTGCTCGAGCAGAAATCGGCGCGCCACCACATGACCGCCGAGGAGATCTACCGCCAGCTGCTGGACCACGGCGACGAGATCGGGTTGGCCACGGTGTACCGGGTGCTGACCCAGTTCGAGGCGGCCGGGCTGGTGCTCAAGCACAATTTCGAAGGCGGCCAGGCGGTGTACGAACTGGACCGCGGCGGCCACCACGACCACATGGTGGACGTGGACACCGGCAACGTCATCGAGTTCGAAAGCGCCGAGATCGAGGAATTGCAGCGCAAGATCGCCGCCGATCACGGCTATGAGCTGGAAGAGCACTCGCTGGTGCTGTACGTGCGCAGCAAGCGCCCGGCCGGCAAGAAGGGCTGA
- the recN gene encoding DNA repair protein RecN: MLRHLSIKDFAVVRGTELEFGPGMTVVSGETGAGKSLMVDALGFLSGLRADSGVVRHGADRAELSAEFAVPADAPARAWLRDNELDDEDQCQLRRVIRADGGSRAWINGRPVTLSQLAELAGRLVEIHGQHEHQALLSRGSQLGLLDAYARNEAERAAVRAAATRWQALLAEREALLAQGDVSDRIGFLEHQLAELQREDLEPAAIAALDANHRRQAHAAALIGACEAAAQRINGDEAPAVLDLLQQTRHDLGKVGEYDERLAEVQALLDSAAIQLEEALALIDRVRDDLDADPAQFEDMERRLGRLHDLARKHRVTPDTLGEHRDALLAEVEGLRGAGERLDALDAEIGHAAQAWRTAAAALTGTRQRGAQALSRDTTALIGELGMGGGRFEIQLEAQEVERPDPTGAERVEFLVAANAGQPPRALRKVASGGELSRISLAIEVAALGLDAVPTMVFDEVDSGIGGAVADIVGKKLRALGEQRQVLCVTHLPQVAAQGHAHYRVSKAPVEGMTQSAVELLGPRQREEELARMLGGVEVSKEARAAAKRLLQSAG, translated from the coding sequence ATGCTCAGACATCTCTCGATCAAGGATTTCGCCGTGGTCCGCGGCACCGAACTGGAATTCGGCCCTGGCATGACCGTGGTGTCCGGCGAGACCGGCGCCGGCAAGTCGCTGATGGTGGACGCACTCGGCTTCCTGTCCGGGCTGCGCGCCGACAGCGGCGTGGTCCGCCACGGCGCCGACCGCGCCGAACTGTCGGCCGAATTCGCCGTGCCGGCGGACGCCCCGGCCCGCGCATGGCTGCGCGACAACGAACTCGACGACGAGGACCAGTGCCAGCTACGGCGGGTGATCCGCGCCGACGGCGGCTCGCGCGCCTGGATCAACGGCCGGCCGGTGACCCTGTCGCAGCTGGCGGAACTGGCCGGGCGCCTGGTCGAGATCCACGGCCAGCACGAGCACCAGGCGCTGCTGTCGCGCGGCAGCCAGCTCGGCCTGCTCGACGCCTATGCCCGCAACGAGGCCGAACGCGCCGCGGTGCGCGCCGCCGCCACACGCTGGCAGGCGCTGCTGGCCGAACGCGAGGCGCTGCTGGCGCAGGGCGACGTCAGCGACCGCATCGGCTTCCTCGAACACCAGTTGGCCGAACTGCAGCGCGAGGACCTGGAGCCGGCGGCGATCGCCGCCCTGGATGCCAACCATCGCCGCCAGGCCCATGCCGCCGCGCTGATCGGCGCCTGCGAGGCCGCCGCGCAGCGGATCAACGGCGACGAGGCGCCGGCGGTGCTGGACCTGCTGCAGCAGACCCGCCACGACCTGGGCAAGGTCGGCGAGTACGACGAACGCCTGGCCGAGGTGCAGGCGCTGCTCGACAGCGCGGCGATCCAGTTGGAAGAGGCACTGGCGCTGATCGACCGGGTCCGCGACGACCTCGATGCCGACCCTGCGCAGTTCGAGGACATGGAACGCCGGCTCGGCCGGCTGCACGACCTGGCGCGCAAGCACCGGGTCACCCCGGACACCCTGGGCGAGCACCGCGACGCGCTGCTGGCCGAGGTCGAGGGCCTGCGAGGTGCCGGCGAACGGCTGGACGCACTGGACGCGGAGATCGGGCACGCGGCGCAGGCCTGGCGCACGGCCGCCGCCGCCCTCACCGGCACCCGCCAGCGCGGCGCGCAGGCGCTGTCGCGCGACACCACCGCGCTGATCGGCGAACTGGGCATGGGCGGCGGCCGCTTCGAAATCCAGCTCGAAGCGCAGGAGGTCGAGCGCCCCGATCCGACCGGCGCCGAGCGCGTGGAATTCCTGGTCGCGGCCAATGCCGGGCAGCCGCCGCGCGCCCTGCGCAAGGTCGCCTCCGGCGGCGAGCTGTCGCGCATCTCGCTGGCGATCGAGGTCGCCGCGCTGGGCCTGGACGCGGTGCCGACCATGGTCTTCGACGAAGTGGACTCGGGCATCGGCGGCGCCGTCGCCGACATCGTCGGCAAGAAGCTGCGCGCGCTCGGCGAGCAGCGCCAGGTGCTGTGCGTGACCCATTTGCCGCAGGTCGCGGCGCAGGGCCACGCCCACTACCGGGTCAGCAAGGCGCCGGTCGAGGGCATGACCCAGAGCGCGGTCGAGCTATTGGGGCCGCGCCAGCGCGAGGAGGAACTGGCGCGGATGCTGGGCGGGGTCGAGGTCAGCAAGGAAGCCCGCGCCGCCGCCAAGCGGCTGCTGCAGAGCGCCGGCTGA
- the hrcA gene encoding heat-inducible transcriptional repressor HrcA gives MRASPVHSSLDPRARQLLRTLISRYIRDGEPVGSQTLARHAGLDVSPATIRNILADLEDAGLLSSPHTSAGRVPTATGYRVFVDSLVQMRPPAEGEVARLRAEMANAAGTQALLGSASELLSAMTHFVGVVSAPKREQFAFRHIDFVPLDARRVLAILVFADNEVQNRVIEPRKAYEPAELERVANYLNTHFAGRALADIRASLLRELRHARDAMEQLLAHSVELAEQALAPAGDDMVLAGQTKLMGVQDLSDLDRLRELFEIFASKREILQLLERTIRAPGVRIFIGEETGVVPLESVSLVTAPYMAGGQVLGVLGVIGPKRMDYDRVIPLVQTAADVLGATLDPTPPAER, from the coding sequence ATGCGCGCCTCCCCGGTCCACTCCTCGCTCGATCCGCGTGCCCGGCAGCTTCTGCGCACGCTGATCTCGCGCTACATCCGCGATGGCGAACCGGTCGGCTCGCAGACCCTGGCCCGCCACGCCGGGCTGGACGTGAGCCCGGCGACGATCCGCAACATCCTCGCCGACCTGGAGGACGCCGGGCTGCTCAGTTCGCCGCACACCTCGGCCGGGCGCGTGCCCACCGCCACCGGCTACCGCGTGTTCGTCGACAGCCTGGTGCAGATGCGCCCGCCGGCCGAGGGCGAGGTGGCGCGGCTGCGCGCGGAGATGGCCAATGCCGCCGGCACCCAGGCGCTGCTGGGCAGCGCCTCGGAGCTGCTGTCGGCGATGACCCATTTCGTCGGCGTGGTCAGCGCGCCCAAGCGCGAGCAGTTCGCGTTCCGGCACATCGACTTCGTGCCGCTGGACGCGCGGCGGGTGCTGGCGATCCTGGTGTTCGCCGACAACGAGGTGCAGAACCGGGTGATCGAGCCGCGCAAGGCCTACGAGCCGGCCGAGCTGGAGCGCGTCGCCAACTATTTGAATACGCATTTCGCCGGCCGCGCGCTGGCCGACATCCGCGCCAGCCTGCTGCGCGAGCTGCGCCATGCGCGCGACGCGATGGAGCAGTTGCTGGCGCACAGCGTGGAGCTGGCCGAGCAGGCGCTGGCCCCGGCCGGCGACGACATGGTGCTGGCCGGGCAGACCAAGCTGATGGGGGTGCAGGACCTGTCGGACCTGGACCGGCTGCGCGAACTGTTCGAGATCTTCGCCAGCAAGCGCGAGATCCTGCAACTGCTGGAGCGCACCATCCGCGCGCCGGGCGTGCGCATCTTCATCGGCGAGGAGACCGGGGTGGTGCCGCTGGAGAGCGTGTCGCTGGTCACCGCCCCGTACATGGCCGGCGGCCAGGTGCTAGGCGTGCTCGGGGTGATCGGCCCCAAGCGCATGGACTACGACCGGGTGATCCCGCTGGTGCAGACCGCCGCCGACGTGCTGGGCGCCACCCTCGACCCGACCCCACCGGCCGAACGCTAG
- the grpE gene encoding nucleotide exchange factor GrpE, with product MNQDHPEFDSEHLSEAQQPSTDPLQAELETLRSELALVKADALRERADLENQRKRIARDVEQARKFANERLLGDLLPVFDSLDAGLAAAGSEPSPLRDGLELTYKQLLKVAADNGLTLLDPTGQPFNPEHHQAISQAEAEGVAPGHVMQVFQKGYLLNDRLLRPALVVVAKHD from the coding sequence ATGAACCAAGACCACCCCGAATTCGATTCTGAACACCTGTCCGAGGCGCAGCAGCCCTCCACCGATCCGCTGCAGGCGGAGCTGGAGACGCTGCGCAGCGAACTGGCGCTGGTCAAGGCCGATGCGCTGCGCGAGCGCGCCGACCTGGAAAACCAGCGCAAGCGCATCGCCCGCGATGTCGAGCAGGCACGCAAGTTCGCCAACGAACGCCTGCTCGGCGACCTGCTGCCGGTGTTCGACAGCCTGGACGCCGGCCTGGCCGCCGCCGGCAGCGAGCCCAGCCCGCTGCGCGACGGCCTGGAGCTGACCTACAAGCAACTGCTCAAGGTCGCCGCCGACAACGGGCTGACCTTGCTCGACCCGACCGGGCAACCGTTCAACCCGGAACACCACCAGGCGATCAGCCAGGCCGAGGCCGAGGGCGTCGCCCCGGGCCACGTGATGCAGGTGTTCCAGAAGGGCTACCTGCTCAACGACCGTCTGCTGCGGCCGGCGCTGGTGGTGGTGGCCAAGCACGACTGA
- the dnaK gene encoding molecular chaperone DnaK yields MGKIIGIDLGTTNSCVAIMDGGKARVIENSEGDRTTPSIVAYTKDGEVLVGASAKRQAVTNPKNTFYAVKRLIGRKFTDAEVQKDIGLVPYGIVQHDNGDAWVATADGRKLASQEISAQVLEKMKKTAEAFLGETVTEAVITVPAYFNDSQRQATKDAGRIAGLDVKRIINEPTAAALAYGLDKGQGGDRKIAVYDLGGGTFDVSIIEIANVDGEKQFEVLATNGDTFLGGEDFDKRVIDYLVDEFSKDQGIDLRKDPLALQRLKDAAERAKIELSSSQQTEVNLPYVTADASGPKHLNIKLTRAKLEALVDDLVKRTIEPCRTALNDAGLRASDITEVILVGGQTRMPKVQQAVAEFFGKDPRKDVNPDEAVALGAAIQGGVLAGDVKDVLLLDVTPLSLGIETLGGVFTKIIEKNTTIPTKASQTFSTAEDNQSAVTVHVLQGEREQARYNKSLAKFDLSGIEPAPRGLPQVEVSFDIDANGILHVSAKDKKTNKEQKVEIKAGSGLSDDEIQRMVADAEANREEDKKFHELVQARNQADGLIHATRSAITEHGSKVGGDVIGKVESALADLETAMKGDDKAQIEAKTKALEEAGQSLYAAAAAGEQQPGGNAGGAQASSAADDVVDAEFTEVKDDKKA; encoded by the coding sequence ATGGGCAAGATCATCGGCATCGACCTGGGCACGACCAACTCGTGCGTGGCGATCATGGACGGCGGCAAGGCCCGCGTCATCGAGAATTCCGAGGGCGACCGCACCACGCCTTCGATTGTGGCCTACACCAAGGACGGCGAAGTGCTGGTGGGCGCCTCGGCCAAGCGCCAGGCCGTCACCAACCCCAAGAACACCTTCTACGCGGTGAAGCGCCTGATCGGCCGCAAGTTCACCGACGCCGAAGTGCAGAAGGACATCGGCCTGGTGCCGTACGGCATCGTGCAGCACGACAACGGCGACGCCTGGGTGGCCACCGCCGACGGGCGCAAGCTGGCCTCGCAGGAAATCTCCGCGCAGGTGCTGGAGAAGATGAAGAAGACCGCCGAGGCGTTCCTGGGCGAGACCGTCACCGAGGCGGTCATCACCGTGCCGGCGTACTTCAACGACAGCCAGCGCCAGGCGACCAAGGACGCCGGCCGCATCGCCGGTCTGGACGTCAAGCGCATCATCAACGAGCCGACCGCCGCGGCGCTGGCCTACGGCCTGGACAAGGGCCAGGGCGGCGACCGCAAGATCGCCGTGTACGACCTGGGCGGCGGCACCTTCGACGTGTCGATCATCGAGATCGCCAACGTCGACGGCGAGAAGCAGTTCGAAGTGCTGGCCACCAACGGCGACACCTTCCTGGGCGGCGAAGACTTCGACAAGCGCGTCATCGACTACCTCGTCGACGAGTTCAGCAAGGACCAGGGCATCGACCTGCGCAAGGATCCGCTGGCGCTGCAGCGCCTGAAGGACGCCGCCGAGCGCGCCAAGATCGAGCTGTCGTCCTCGCAGCAGACCGAAGTCAACCTGCCGTACGTCACCGCCGACGCGTCTGGTCCGAAGCACCTCAACATCAAGCTGACCCGCGCCAAGCTGGAAGCGCTGGTCGACGACCTGGTCAAGCGCACCATCGAACCGTGCCGCACCGCGTTGAACGACGCCGGCCTGCGCGCCAGCGACATCACCGAGGTGATCCTGGTCGGTGGCCAGACCCGCATGCCGAAGGTGCAGCAGGCGGTGGCCGAGTTCTTCGGCAAGGACCCGCGCAAGGACGTCAACCCCGACGAGGCGGTGGCGCTGGGTGCGGCGATCCAGGGTGGCGTGCTGGCCGGCGACGTCAAGGACGTGCTGCTGCTCGACGTGACCCCGCTGAGCCTGGGCATCGAGACCCTGGGCGGCGTGTTCACCAAGATCATCGAGAAGAACACCACCATCCCGACCAAGGCCTCGCAGACCTTCTCCACCGCCGAGGACAACCAGTCCGCGGTGACGGTGCACGTGCTGCAGGGCGAGCGCGAGCAGGCCCGCTACAACAAGTCGCTGGCCAAGTTCGACCTGTCCGGCATCGAGCCGGCGCCGCGCGGCCTGCCGCAGGTGGAGGTGTCCTTCGACATCGACGCCAACGGCATCCTGCACGTGTCGGCCAAGGACAAGAAGACCAACAAGGAACAGAAGGTCGAGATCAAGGCCGGTTCGGGTCTGTCGGACGACGAGATCCAGCGGATGGTCGCCGACGCGGAAGCCAACCGCGAGGAAGACAAGAAGTTCCACGAACTGGTGCAGGCGCGCAACCAGGCCGACGGCCTGATCCACGCCACCCGCAGCGCGATCACCGAGCACGGCAGCAAGGTCGGCGGCGACGTGATCGGCAAGGTCGAGTCGGCGCTGGCGGATCTGGAAACCGCGATGAAGGGCGACGACAAGGCCCAGATCGAGGCCAAGACCAAGGCGCTGGAAGAGGCCGGCCAGTCGCTGTACGCGGCCGCGGCGGCGGGCGAACAGCAGCCGGGCGGCAACGCCGGCGGCGCGCAGGCGTCCTCCGCGGCCGACGACGTGGTCGACGCCGAGTTCACCGAAGTCAAAGACGACAAGAAGGCCTGA